One Vallitalea pronyensis genomic region harbors:
- a CDS encoding ABC transporter substrate-binding protein: MKKKYGIGILILVMLTSLLAGCKKSGNDEHTASSEEPYLVTMVVMGSQQNDEKKVEAEINALLKEELNTALDLVVLPWGSALQQMQLMLSGDEKIDVFVTGGSTAINQMKSGQIIDLSGLIDAYGHNLKALFGEDVLNTISIDGFTYGVPLQFERGSVPAAYLRKDLVEKYAIDVSQIKEPKDLEKVFEIVKAGEPDMTMLFSSATNDSPIDRLNTADLLGDGNGVLMDPTTSTEVVNYYGTEEYFNKANMLFDWYEKGYINLDAATVNENWRSMIKAGNVFSLFYIYHPATLIEIESSTSYEFEVVKFQDKPTINSGAYQTFVYSIAQNSENPEKAMQTLDYIYQSKEIMNLLNWGIEGEHYVYKDKEKDIIGFPEGVTLEDVGYHMNLGWEFPNQFIAHIWEGSDPEQWKNMEQWNKTDKKSLAVGFTFDNTGLETQIATVKNVIDQYRGAIASGSVNPEEYIPPFIEELEKAGIQDLIEEKQKQLDQWLQSK, translated from the coding sequence ATGAAGAAAAAATATGGTATTGGCATACTTATTTTGGTAATGCTTACATCCTTATTAGCTGGTTGTAAAAAGTCAGGGAATGATGAACATACGGCATCATCAGAAGAACCCTATTTGGTAACAATGGTTGTTATGGGAAGTCAGCAAAATGATGAAAAAAAAGTGGAAGCAGAAATAAATGCTCTGCTAAAAGAAGAACTAAATACAGCATTAGATTTGGTTGTACTTCCTTGGGGAAGTGCTTTGCAGCAAATGCAATTGATGTTATCAGGAGATGAAAAGATTGATGTATTCGTTACAGGTGGTTCAACGGCAATTAATCAAATGAAAAGTGGTCAGATTATTGACTTAAGTGGATTAATTGATGCATATGGACACAATCTTAAAGCGTTGTTTGGAGAAGACGTGTTGAACACCATAAGTATTGATGGTTTTACATATGGCGTTCCCCTTCAATTTGAGCGAGGCTCTGTGCCAGCAGCCTATTTACGAAAGGATCTTGTAGAAAAATATGCCATTGATGTATCTCAGATTAAAGAACCAAAAGATTTAGAGAAGGTATTTGAAATTGTTAAAGCTGGTGAGCCGGATATGACCATGCTGTTTTCATCGGCAACAAATGACTCACCTATTGACCGTTTGAACACCGCTGATTTATTAGGTGATGGTAATGGTGTGCTGATGGACCCTACAACCAGTACAGAAGTTGTTAATTACTATGGAACAGAGGAATACTTTAATAAAGCCAACATGCTATTTGATTGGTATGAAAAAGGGTATATTAATTTGGATGCCGCAACGGTCAATGAGAATTGGAGGAGTATGATCAAAGCTGGTAATGTGTTTTCCTTGTTTTACATCTATCATCCTGCTACCCTTATTGAGATTGAATCCTCAACAAGCTATGAATTTGAAGTGGTTAAATTCCAAGATAAACCCACAATTAACAGTGGCGCTTATCAAACCTTTGTCTATAGTATCGCCCAGAATTCCGAAAACCCTGAAAAAGCCATGCAGACTTTAGACTATATCTATCAAAGCAAAGAAATCATGAATCTTTTAAATTGGGGTATTGAAGGTGAGCATTATGTGTATAAGGATAAAGAAAAAGACATCATTGGGTTTCCAGAAGGTGTAACATTGGAAGATGTAGGGTACCATATGAATCTTGGGTGGGAATTTCCCAATCAATTCATTGCGCATATATGGGAAGGCAGTGACCCAGAACAGTGGAAAAACATGGAGCAATGGAATAAGACGGATAAAAAATCGTTAGCTGTGGGCTTTACCTTTGATAACACTGGTCTAGAAACGCAAATAGCAACAGTTAAAAATGTGATTGATCAGTATAGAGGAGCCATCGCATCTGGTTCAGTTAATCCTGAAGAATATATACCACCATTTATAGAGGAGCTTGAGAAGGCAGGCATTCAAGATCTCATTGAGGAAAAACAGAAACAGCTTGATC